One window from the genome of Rufibacter tibetensis encodes:
- a CDS encoding heavy-metal-associated domain-containing protein — MSTQKFKTNIKCGGCIAAVTPSLDNTPGIYTWQVDTANPDKILTIEGDASSDTVIQAVELAGYTATKIDD, encoded by the coding sequence ATGAGCACCCAAAAATTTAAAACCAACATAAAGTGCGGAGGCTGTATTGCCGCCGTGACTCCTTCCCTGGACAACACACCTGGCATTTACACCTGGCAGGTAGACACCGCTAACCCAGACAAAATTTTAACCATAGAAGGCGATGCCTCCTCTGACACGGTCATCCAAGCCGTGGAACTTGCGGGGTACACCGCCACCAAAATAGACGACTAA